A DNA window from Candidatus Equadaptatus faecalis contains the following coding sequences:
- a CDS encoding DNA primase — MSEIDEIKSRLDIAEVIGDYVKLVRKGTRYWGCCPFHSEKTPSFTVSSEKQSFHCFGCGKGGDVFSFVQEMEHLDFRETLERLAERAGVKLQPRSGNFADTKIKKNILADAQEFFRKSYDTPGANAARAYLDRRNISYETAAAFGIGWAPDSWNSLSSILLTKGYKEKELIDSGLVSQGNKGIYDRFRGRVMFPIYNVTDKLIGFGGRAIAGEDAKYLNSPESEIFNKRNNLYLLNKAKIEMHRANAAILVEGYMDAIRCHLCGFSNAVASLGTALTEQQAVLIKRMADMCYICYDSDGAGQEAALRGMYILQKHGISVKVVKLEGGKDPDEILQLENGADYFRKALEEALPLPVYHAVVCMNAQNEPEKAAQAREQLLEGLASLSVFEIKPYIDRVAQILGVLRHNLEDEIRGHQETVRGRENSLSREYAVFENQTAEKTDEREVMLCSLLWNNEKLRMRYKPSDVIHFIGDGTVQNVISALLSGESREELETRWRNLGDSSCLSVIAKGNALLEQGLEETELADRLLKELRKATAEKRIKTLHAKMIRGEADGGDMAEYCELVKYVKGGAPLK; from the coding sequence TTGTCAGAAATTGACGAAATAAAAAGCAGACTTGATATCGCAGAGGTTATCGGCGACTACGTAAAACTCGTCCGCAAAGGGACGAGATATTGGGGTTGCTGTCCGTTCCACAGCGAAAAAACGCCGTCGTTCACAGTTTCCTCCGAAAAGCAGAGCTTTCACTGCTTCGGCTGCGGAAAAGGCGGAGACGTTTTCAGCTTTGTTCAGGAAATGGAACATCTTGATTTCCGCGAAACGCTTGAACGGCTTGCAGAGCGAGCCGGAGTGAAGCTCCAGCCGCGCAGCGGAAATTTTGCCGACACGAAGATTAAGAAAAACATTCTTGCCGACGCGCAGGAATTTTTCAGAAAATCTTACGATACCCCCGGGGCAAATGCCGCGCGCGCGTATCTCGACAGAAGAAACATCAGTTACGAAACGGCTGCGGCATTCGGCATAGGCTGGGCGCCTGACAGCTGGAACAGCCTTTCGTCAATACTGCTGACCAAGGGATATAAAGAAAAGGAACTCATCGACAGCGGACTTGTGTCGCAGGGAAACAAAGGAATTTACGACCGTTTCCGGGGGCGCGTAATGTTTCCGATATATAACGTTACGGACAAGCTGATAGGCTTCGGCGGACGTGCTATAGCAGGGGAAGACGCTAAATATCTCAACAGCCCTGAAAGCGAAATCTTTAACAAAAGAAACAACCTTTATCTGCTGAACAAAGCAAAAATTGAAATGCACAGGGCAAACGCGGCGATACTTGTCGAAGGCTACATGGACGCAATTCGCTGCCACCTTTGCGGATTTTCAAACGCTGTCGCTTCGCTTGGCACGGCTCTTACCGAGCAGCAGGCTGTGCTTATAAAAAGGATGGCTGATATGTGTTACATCTGCTACGATTCTGACGGAGCGGGGCAGGAAGCCGCGCTCCGCGGCATGTACATTCTTCAGAAGCACGGCATTTCCGTTAAAGTCGTTAAACTTGAGGGCGGTAAAGACCCTGACGAAATTCTGCAGCTTGAAAACGGAGCGGATTATTTCAGAAAAGCATTGGAAGAAGCTCTGCCGCTTCCTGTGTATCATGCGGTTGTGTGCATGAATGCGCAGAATGAACCCGAAAAAGCCGCGCAGGCAAGAGAACAGCTTCTTGAAGGGCTTGCGTCGCTGTCTGTGTTTGAAATTAAACCGTACATTGACAGGGTTGCTCAGATACTCGGAGTTTTGCGGCACAATCTTGAAGACGAAATACGCGGACATCAGGAAACGGTACGCGGAAGAGAAAACAGCCTAAGCAGGGAATATGCGGTTTTTGAAAACCAGACGGCGGAAAAAACTGACGAAAGAGAAGTTATGCTCTGCAGCTTGCTTTGGAACAATGAAAAATTGAGAATGCGCTATAAGCCCTCAGATGTGATACACTTTATAGGCGACGGGACTGTCCAGAATGTCATCTCAGCGCTCTTGTCCGGCGAGAGCAGGGAAGAGCTTGAAACTCGCTGGAGAAATCTCGGTGACAGCAGCTGCCTGTCCGTAATTGCTAAAGGCAACGCTTTATTGGAGCAGGGGCTGGAAGAAACAGAACTGGCAGACAGACTGCTTAAGGAACTGAGAAAAGCCACAGCTGAAAAACGAATCAAAACGCTGCACGCCAAAATGATAAGAGGCGAAGCAGACGGCGGGGATATGGCAGAATACTGCGAACTTGTTAAATACGTTAAGGGAGGGGCACCGTTAAAATGA
- the rpoD gene encoding RNA polymerase sigma factor RpoD, translating into MDKGISQEELPSDIQEILPDEIADDYTVYIESVREILHEGREKGYMTYDDLEKHLPKEFLTPEVIDSLYTNLMELGVDVIEEVKAGSIDGEAMPEVEAADDLEDLDELPLSDPVRMYLREIGKIELLKPEQEVEYAKGVEEGRTECKDKLVEANLRLVVSIAKKYIGRGMLFLDLIQEGNLGLIRAVEKFDYTKGYKFSTYATWWIRQAITRAIADQARTIRIPVHMVETINKLVRVSRQLVQELGREATVEEIAARMELPSNKVEEIQRIAQEPVSLETPIGEEEDSQLGDFLEDKELPSPEEAAATQILREQLDSMLDDLTERESEVLRLRFGLEDGHAHTLEEVGKRFGVTRERIRQIEAKALRKLRHPSRSKKLRDFLE; encoded by the coding sequence ATAGACAAAGGCATCAGTCAGGAAGAGCTTCCGTCAGACATTCAGGAAATCCTGCCCGATGAAATTGCCGATGACTATACGGTGTACATCGAAAGCGTAAGGGAAATTCTTCACGAAGGCCGCGAAAAGGGCTATATGACCTATGACGACCTTGAAAAGCATCTGCCAAAGGAATTCCTTACACCGGAAGTAATAGACAGTCTCTACACCAACCTCATGGAACTCGGTGTAGACGTCATTGAGGAAGTCAAGGCAGGATCAATCGACGGAGAAGCCATGCCGGAAGTTGAAGCTGCTGACGACCTTGAAGATTTGGACGAACTTCCGCTCTCCGACCCCGTCAGAATGTATTTGAGAGAAATCGGAAAAATCGAACTGCTTAAACCTGAACAGGAAGTTGAGTATGCTAAGGGTGTCGAAGAAGGAAGAACTGAATGCAAAGACAAACTTGTTGAAGCAAATCTCAGGCTTGTCGTAAGCATCGCGAAAAAATATATCGGCAGGGGAATGCTCTTCCTCGACCTCATACAGGAAGGCAATCTGGGGCTGATCCGCGCCGTAGAAAAATTTGACTACACAAAAGGCTACAAATTCAGCACGTACGCTACGTGGTGGATACGTCAGGCAATCACGAGAGCAATTGCCGACCAGGCGAGAACCATACGCATACCGGTGCACATGGTTGAAACAATCAACAAACTTGTAAGGGTATCGCGGCAACTTGTACAGGAACTTGGACGCGAAGCTACTGTTGAAGAAATAGCTGCCAGAATGGAACTTCCGTCCAACAAAGTCGAAGAAATCCAGCGCATTGCGCAGGAACCTGTATCGCTTGAAACGCCTATCGGTGAAGAAGAAGACAGCCAGCTCGGCGATTTCCTCGAAGACAAGGAACTGCCAAGCCCTGAAGAAGCGGCGGCAACGCAGATACTGCGCGAACAGCTTGATTCAATGCTTGACGACCTGACAGAAAGGGAAAGCGAAGTATTGAGACTGCGCTTTGGTTTGGAAGACGGGCACGCTCACACGCTTGAAGAGGTTGGAAAACGTTTCGGAGTAACAAGAGAACGCATACGCCAGATTGAAGCGAAAGCACTCCGCAAACTTCGCCACCCCAGCAGAAGCAAAAAACTCAGAGATTTCCTTGAATAA